A region of Acidobacteriota bacterium DNA encodes the following proteins:
- a CDS encoding SUF system NifU family Fe-S cluster assembly protein, producing MSDLTELYQQVILDHNKKPRNFKVLETATRTQEGYNPLCGDQLKLYLELDGETVKDIAFQGQGCAISKASASMMTTAIKGKTKAEAEVMFDEFHRMVKGELDPEAGENHLGRLKIFAGVREFPARVKCASLSWHTLRAALEGSHDAVSTE from the coding sequence ATGTCTGACTTAACCGAGCTTTACCAACAGGTCATCCTTGACCACAACAAGAAACCGCGCAACTTCAAGGTGCTGGAAACGGCCACCCGCACGCAGGAAGGCTACAACCCGCTGTGCGGCGATCAACTGAAACTGTACCTTGAACTGGATGGCGAGACGGTCAAAGACATCGCCTTTCAAGGCCAGGGTTGCGCCATTTCCAAAGCCTCGGCCTCGATGATGACGACCGCCATCAAGGGTAAAACCAAGGCCGAAGCCGAAGTGATGTTTGACGAATTCCACCGTATGGTGAAAGGCGAGCTTGACCCTGAAGCGGGCGAGAACCACCTGGGCCGCCTGAAAATCTTCGCCGGGGTGCGCGAATTCCCGGCCCGCGTCAAATGCGCCAGCTTATCCTGGCATACCTTACGCGCGGCGTTGGAAGGCAGTCACGATGCCGTTTCTACCGAGTAA